The region TAAAGATGAAAATATATATAGAAAACTAGGAAAATTAGTGGGAAATCATGAGCAAAAAGATTTTGTCGCTATTTTAAAAGAGTATGAGTTTCTTTATAAGAGTGCTATCGCTATAAAAAGTAGTGTTGGTAAAACAAGAAATGTACTTGAACATATGGCAGGATTTTTAAAAAAACATATCTCAAAAGAGGAGAAAGTTTTACTACATGAGCAAATAGATGAGTGTGCATCTAAGATTGTTCCTATGATAGTTCCTCTAAGTACACTAAAAATGTTTGCTACAAAATATAAAATTTTATATCTTTTAGAACAAGTTTTTTTAGAGCCTTATCCAAAAGAGTTGGGTTTGCGTTCTAGTGTTGAGAGTTTAAAATGAGGCGTATTCTTTGGTTTAGACGGGATTTAAGAGTAGATGACAATCTACTTCTTAGTTTTGAAGATGAAGTTTTTCCTATATTTATATTTGATAAAAATATTTTAAATTCTTTGGCATCTGATGATAAACGCGTAAGTATGATTTATGATTTTGTTAGAGAGTTAAAGGCTAAGTTAAAATCTCTTGGACTTGACTTGAAAATCTTTTATGGTGAACCTTTGGAAATTTTTAACTCTTTAGAACTTAGTGACTTTGATGAAGTTGTTGCATCTGGAGACTATGATGAGTATGCAAAAGATAGAGATATAGCCATCTCTCATCTTATTCATTTTAGGTATGTTAATGACACTTATCTTTTTAAACCAAAAGAGGTTTTAAAATCTGATGGTACGCCATATATGGTTTTTACTCCATTTTATAAAAAAGCTATTGGCATCTTAAAAGAGAAAAACACAAATCCACACAAAAGAGCTTTGCAAAAACTTTATAAATATGACTATAACGATAGTGTGAGTTTGGATGCAATGGGATTTGAAAAAGAAGATTTTGATTATGATTTTAGAGCAAAATTAGAGTTATTTAAAACAAAATTACAAGAGTACAAAACTAATCGAGATTTTTTAGACTTAGATGCTTCATCTGATTTGAGTGTAGCTTTGCGTTTTGGTTTGATAAGTGTAAGAGAACTTTACACAAGTGTAGATGCTTTGCAAGGTAGTGAAGATTTTATTCGACAGCTTATTTTTAGAGATTTTTATGCTTATTTGCTTTTTCATTTTCCTTATCTTCAAACTCAAAATTTTAAAGGAAGATTTAATGGCATCGAGGATTTAGAAAAGTTTGAGAGATTTTGTAGCGCTTCAACAGGAGTTCCAATAGTAGATGCTGGAGTAAGAGAGTTACTAAAGAGTGCCAAGATGCATAATCGTGTTCGTATGATAGTTGCATCTTTTTTTACAAAAGATTTACTTCTTCCATGGCAATGGGGAGAGAGGTTTTTTGCACAGCATCTAAGAGATTATGATGCAGCTTCAAATATTTTATCTTGGCAGTGGAGTGCCTCAACTGGTATAGACCCACAGCCGTATTTTAGAGTTTTTAACCCTTATTTGCAGAGTAAAAAGTTTGATAAAGATGCCAAATATATAAAAAAGCATCTAGTAGAGCTAAAACACATAGATGCAAAGCATCTTCACAATGAAGAGTACTTACTAAAAACAGATATAAAAAACTATCCTAAACCTATGTTAGAGCATAAAGAAGCTGCAAAAATAGCAATAGAGTTATACAAAAATAAGTTTGTTAAAAACTACTAAAAAGTCATCATGATAATCTTGTATCTCTTTTATAGATGCATCTATATCTTTGATTGACCTATTTGTATAAGCTTTTACGATTTCATTGACATTTTCATGTACAATTCTGTGAAGTTCTTCTACTTCTTTAAAGCCACCTCTTTCTTCATAGCGTTTAGCACCTTGAGTGTATAACCATTCACCAAAACGACACTCTGTATAATCTAATTTAGGATAATTTGATAAATCTCCATTAAGATATCTTATAACCTCATTTACCCACACTTTATGCTCTGTTATTGCATAAAGAAGAGGTAAGTCATCACGAGGGATTTTTATGACATCTTTCCATTGTACTGGAGGAGTCCATATATTTATCCAGTTTATTATCTCAATGGCAGGCATCGGTCTTGCTATAAAGTAACCTTGAGCCTCTTCACAACCCAATCTAAGAAGCATATTTCCCTGTTCTATGCTCTCAACACCCTCAGCAATAATATCACGTCTAAAAGCATTTGCTAAACCAATAATGCCTTCTAAAATAGCCATATCATCAGTATCTTCAAGCATATCTCTTACAAAACTTTGATCTATTTTTAGTTGTTTTGCAGGAAGATTTTTAAGATAAGTTAAAGAAGAATAACCTGTACCAAAATCATCTAATAAAAAAGATATACCGATTTTATTGCACTCTTTTATGATGTGTGAGACGTGGTTCATATCTTCAAGTGCACTACTCTCAAGTATCTCAAATTCAAAATCACTTGGCTTAACTTTAGGATAACTTTTTATAAGCTTGAGTATTTTTGAGATAAAGTTAGTATCTTGAAGTTGCATAGGACTAATGTTAATGCTGATGACAATATTATGCCCATCATCTTTCCATTTTTGTATCTCAGAAAAAACACTGTTAATAATCCAATAACCAAGTTCAATAGATAAGTCGTGATTTTCAATAGTAGGTAAAAAATGTGCTGGAGAGAGTATCCCACGCTCAGGATGCTCCCATCTTACAAGAGCTTCTAAACCTAAAACTTTACCACTACGCATATTTACTTTTGGTTGATAGTGCATAACAAACTCTTTGTTGTTTAAAGCACTCTCAATAGCTTCAAGACTCTCATGATGAGAACGTAAATGTTTATCTTGAGCTACATCAAAAATGTGAAAACGATTTTTACCAGAGAGTTTGGCTTGATACATAGCTTGATCTGCTTGGCGAAGAAGTTGGTCTGCATCTATAATGTCATTATAGTTATAAAAAGAGACACCTAAGCTAGCTGAAACTTGCATAGTGACTCCCTTGGATACCACCGGTTCAGAGATGGTATATAGTATGCGTTTAAGCATAGGTAAACAATCTTCTTTATTTTTTATGTCGTATAAAACAATGGCAAATTCATCACCACCTAAACGAGCGATAGTATCTACATCGCGTAAGGTTTGTTTGATTTTAGATGATAAAACTTTTAGTAAAATATCACCATAACTATGTCCATGAGTGTCATTTACCTCTTTAAATCCATCTAAATCAAGAAAGATAACAGCAGAAAAAAGTTTATGTCTTTGAGTTTGGAGCATCGCTTGTTTTAGTCTGTCTGAGAGTAGGGTTCTGTTTGGAAGATTTGTCAAAGTATCATAGTGAGCCATGTACTCTAAACGTTTTTGTTGTTCTCTTAGCAGAGTGATATCATCACCTGAACTTAAAGTGCCTATGATGTTATTGTTTTCATCAAAAAGAAAAGAGTTGTGCCAAGCTATAAGATGTCTATTTTTTGATTTTGTAACTATATAGTTTTCAAAATACTCAACTCCTTCTATATTTCCAGATATCATCTCTTTAAATACCGGATAGACTACCGCCATCCCATCAGGCTGTTCTAAACAACACTCAAACCACTGTTTTCCAATAAGTTCTTTTGAAGTATAACCAAGTAACTCGCAACCTTTACGATTGATAAGATTGATATGACCATTTGTATCTAAAGAGATAATAATAGA is a window of uncultured Sulfurimonas sp. DNA encoding:
- a CDS encoding deoxyribodipyrimidine photo-lyase; amino-acid sequence: MRRILWFRRDLRVDDNLLLSFEDEVFPIFIFDKNILNSLASDDKRVSMIYDFVRELKAKLKSLGLDLKIFYGEPLEIFNSLELSDFDEVVASGDYDEYAKDRDIAISHLIHFRYVNDTYLFKPKEVLKSDGTPYMVFTPFYKKAIGILKEKNTNPHKRALQKLYKYDYNDSVSLDAMGFEKEDFDYDFRAKLELFKTKLQEYKTNRDFLDLDASSDLSVALRFGLISVRELYTSVDALQGSEDFIRQLIFRDFYAYLLFHFPYLQTQNFKGRFNGIEDLEKFERFCSASTGVPIVDAGVRELLKSAKMHNRVRMIVASFFTKDLLLPWQWGERFFAQHLRDYDAASNILSWQWSASTGIDPQPYFRVFNPYLQSKKFDKDAKYIKKHLVELKHIDAKHLHNEEYLLKTDIKNYPKPMLEHKEAAKIAIELYKNKFVKNY
- a CDS encoding bacteriohemerythrin, with protein sequence MKTIDIFPWNDHFNTGLSKVDEQHKKLVVILNRLASHIAYEDNEDDLSNIFDELIDYTLYHFETEEAIWDKYMPNDSLDASHKLVHKKFVDTVAKLKDNTNTKPLSELAQEALGFLARWLASHILETDRHMAYIVFALEDANDMESAKKIADERMSGSTRLLIDIILSIYSTLSTNTVDLMRQLKTQVTYKNKISYQEHYQKALIDNFPFLVWLKDEKSQFLALNQPMADACGYSSSEELIGKTDLDIWPKKLADDYRKDDAEVLASGKSKTVEELIETKDGTIWAETYKSPVNVDGKVIGTVGFSRDVTSRKELEKNLIIERDLFKHYLNTVESIIISLDTNGHINLINRKGCELLGYTSKELIGKQWFECCLEQPDGMAVVYPVFKEMISGNIEGVEYFENYIVTKSKNRHLIAWHNSFLFDENNNIIGTLSSGDDITLLREQQKRLEYMAHYDTLTNLPNRTLLSDRLKQAMLQTQRHKLFSAVIFLDLDGFKEVNDTHGHSYGDILLKVLSSKIKQTLRDVDTIARLGGDEFAIVLYDIKNKEDCLPMLKRILYTISEPVVSKGVTMQVSASLGVSFYNYNDIIDADQLLRQADQAMYQAKLSGKNRFHIFDVAQDKHLRSHHESLEAIESALNNKEFVMHYQPKVNMRSGKVLGLEALVRWEHPERGILSPAHFLPTIENHDLSIELGYWIINSVFSEIQKWKDDGHNIVISINISPMQLQDTNFISKILKLIKSYPKVKPSDFEFEILESSALEDMNHVSHIIKECNKIGISFLLDDFGTGYSSLTYLKNLPAKQLKIDQSFVRDMLEDTDDMAILEGIIGLANAFRRDIIAEGVESIEQGNMLLRLGCEEAQGYFIARPMPAIEIINWINIWTPPVQWKDVIKIPRDDLPLLYAITEHKVWVNEVIRYLNGDLSNYPKLDYTECRFGEWLYTQGAKRYEERGGFKEVEELHRIVHENVNEIVKAYTNRSIKDIDASIKEIQDYHDDFLVVFNKLIFV